In Humulus lupulus chromosome 7, drHumLupu1.1, whole genome shotgun sequence, the following are encoded in one genomic region:
- the LOC133788527 gene encoding isovaleryl-CoA dehydrogenase, mitochondrial isoform X1, giving the protein MQRIFATSSRWASAISKQRQLASFSTSLLFDDTQIQFKESVSQFAQEKIAPHASKIDQTNSFPKDVNLWKLMGEFNLHGITAPEEYGGLGLGYLYHCIALEELSRASGSVALSYGAHSNLCINQLVRNGNPAQKQKYLPKLISGEHVGALAMSEPNAGSDVVSMKCKADRVDGGYIINGNKMWCTNGPVAQTLVVYAKTNVTEGSKGITAFIIEKGMPGFSTAQKLDKLGMRGSDTCELVFENCFVPEENVLGQEGKGVYVMMSGLDLERLVLAAGPLGIMQACLDVVLPYVRQREQFGRPIGEFQFIQGKMADMYTSLQSSRSYVYSVARDCDNGNVNPKDCAGVILCAAERATQVALQAIQCLGGNGYVNEYVTGRLLRDAKLYEIGAGTSEIRRMIIGRELFKEQ; this is encoded by the exons ATGCAGAGGATCTTCGCAACAAGCTCACGGTGGGCTTCAGCAATCAGTAAACAAAGGCAGTTAGCTTCTTTCTCTACATCTCTGCTCTTCGATGACACCCAAATACag TTCAAAGAAAGTGTTTCTCAATTTGCACAAGAAAAGATTGCTCCTCATGCGTCAAAAATAGACCAAACAAATTCTTTCCCAAAG GATGTCAACTTATGGAAACTCATGGGGGAATTTAATCTTCATGGAATTACTGCACCAG AGGAATATGGAGGACTTGGTCTTGGTTACTTGTATCACTGTATTGCTTTGGAAGAACTCAGTCGTGCTTCAGGGTCTGTTGCTCTTTCTTATGGAGCTCATTCTAATCTTTGTATTAATCAGCTG GTGAGGAATGGAAATCCTGCTCAGAAACAGAAGTATTTACCAAAG CTTATCAGTGGGGAGCATGTAGGAGCTCTTGCAATGAGTGAACCCAATG CTGGTTCTGATGTTGTTAGCATGAAGTGCAAGGCTGATCGTGTAGATGGCGGATATATTATAAATGGGAACAAGATGTGGTGTACCAATGGGCCAGTTGCTCAAACACTG GTTGTTTATGCAAAAACAAACGTAACGGAAGGATCAAAAGGAATAACTGCATTCATTATTGAGAAGGGAATGCCCGG ATTCAGTACTGCCCAGAAATTAGACAAACTTGGCATGCGAGGAAGTGATAC ATGCGAGCTTGTCTTTGAGAATTGCTTTGTGCCAGAAGAAAATGTTCTTGGGCAAGAAGGAAAAG GAGTCTACGTCATGATGTCAGGTTTGGATTTGGAGAGGCTTGTTTTAGCAGCCGGACCCCTTGGCATCATGCAGGCATGTCTTGATGTTGTCCTACCTTATGTCCGACAAAGAGAGCAATTTGGCCGCCCCATTGGGGAATTTCAGTTTATACAG GGAAAAATGGCTGACATGTATACTTCTTTACAATCTTCAAG GTCCTATGTGTATTCTGTTGCAAGAGACTGTGACAATGGAAACGTTAACCCTAAG GATTGTGCTGGAGTAATATTATGTGCAGCTGAAAGAGCCACACAAGTTGCTTTGCAG GCTATACAGTGTCTTGGTGGCAACGGTTATGTAAATGAGTACGTAACTGGTCGGCTACTTCGTGACGCCAAACTGTATGAAATTGGGGCAGGGACTAGTGAAATTAGAAGGATGATAATTGGTCGTGAGCTCTTCAAGGAGCAGTGA
- the LOC133788527 gene encoding isovaleryl-CoA dehydrogenase, mitochondrial isoform X2, which yields MGEFNLHGITAPEEYGGLGLGYLYHCIALEELSRASGSVALSYGAHSNLCINQLVRNGNPAQKQKYLPKLISGEHVGALAMSEPNAGSDVVSMKCKADRVDGGYIINGNKMWCTNGPVAQTLVVYAKTNVTEGSKGITAFIIEKGMPGFSTAQKLDKLGMRGSDTCELVFENCFVPEENVLGQEGKGVYVMMSGLDLERLVLAAGPLGIMQACLDVVLPYVRQREQFGRPIGEFQFIQGKMADMYTSLQSSRSYVYSVARDCDNGNVNPKDCAGVILCAAERATQVALQAIQCLGGNGYVNEYVTGRLLRDAKLYEIGAGTSEIRRMIIGRELFKEQ from the exons ATGGGGGAATTTAATCTTCATGGAATTACTGCACCAG AGGAATATGGAGGACTTGGTCTTGGTTACTTGTATCACTGTATTGCTTTGGAAGAACTCAGTCGTGCTTCAGGGTCTGTTGCTCTTTCTTATGGAGCTCATTCTAATCTTTGTATTAATCAGCTG GTGAGGAATGGAAATCCTGCTCAGAAACAGAAGTATTTACCAAAG CTTATCAGTGGGGAGCATGTAGGAGCTCTTGCAATGAGTGAACCCAATG CTGGTTCTGATGTTGTTAGCATGAAGTGCAAGGCTGATCGTGTAGATGGCGGATATATTATAAATGGGAACAAGATGTGGTGTACCAATGGGCCAGTTGCTCAAACACTG GTTGTTTATGCAAAAACAAACGTAACGGAAGGATCAAAAGGAATAACTGCATTCATTATTGAGAAGGGAATGCCCGG ATTCAGTACTGCCCAGAAATTAGACAAACTTGGCATGCGAGGAAGTGATAC ATGCGAGCTTGTCTTTGAGAATTGCTTTGTGCCAGAAGAAAATGTTCTTGGGCAAGAAGGAAAAG GAGTCTACGTCATGATGTCAGGTTTGGATTTGGAGAGGCTTGTTTTAGCAGCCGGACCCCTTGGCATCATGCAGGCATGTCTTGATGTTGTCCTACCTTATGTCCGACAAAGAGAGCAATTTGGCCGCCCCATTGGGGAATTTCAGTTTATACAG GGAAAAATGGCTGACATGTATACTTCTTTACAATCTTCAAG GTCCTATGTGTATTCTGTTGCAAGAGACTGTGACAATGGAAACGTTAACCCTAAG GATTGTGCTGGAGTAATATTATGTGCAGCTGAAAGAGCCACACAAGTTGCTTTGCAG GCTATACAGTGTCTTGGTGGCAACGGTTATGTAAATGAGTACGTAACTGGTCGGCTACTTCGTGACGCCAAACTGTATGAAATTGGGGCAGGGACTAGTGAAATTAGAAGGATGATAATTGGTCGTGAGCTCTTCAAGGAGCAGTGA